Proteins co-encoded in one Erinaceus europaeus chromosome X, mEriEur2.1, whole genome shotgun sequence genomic window:
- the TIMM8A gene encoding mitochondrial import inner membrane translocase subunit Tim8 A has product MDSSSSSSATGLGSVDPQLQHFIEVETQKQRFQQLVHQMTELCWEKCMDKPGPKLDSRAEACFVNCVERFIDTSQFILNRLEQTQKSKPVFSESLSD; this is encoded by the exons AtggattcctcctcctcttcctccgccACAGGTCTGGGCTCCGTGGACCCGCAGCTGCAACACTTCATCGAGGTCGAGACACAGAAGCAGCGTTTCCAGCAGCTGGTGCACCAGATGACTGAACTTTGTTGG GAAAAGTGTATGGACAAGCCTGGGCCAAAGCTGGACAGTCGAGCTGAGGCCTGTTTTGTGAACTGCGTTGAGCGCTTCATTGATACAAGCCAGTTCATCTTGAATCGACTGGAACAGACCCAGAAATCCAAGCCAGTCTTCTCAGAAAGCCTTTCTGACTGA